The sequence below is a genomic window from Geovibrio ferrireducens.
TGCTCTATTTTATTACCAAACGCGGGAGTTTGAAAAGCGGAAATATGAAAGAGTTTGTAAAGTTTTAATACCGTATGAAGGGGGCTAAGCCCCCTTCATTTGTTTATTAAGGATTTGTCATAAATGAAGTTTCAGACACCGACATATTGCACCCGTTAGAGGTTATAACATGAAACATGTACCAGCCGTTTGCTTTGAGAGTACCTGCCGGTATGGTGTATGAAGCTGCGGAAACACCTAAGCTTATATTGGTTTCATCATCCGTATCAGCATCTATTATCCGCACTGCAACAGCCGTAAACTCATTGCTGCCGGAATTAACCGGAAGTGTCCATGTAATTGTATTCGCTGCGGAAGCGTCAACATGGGGCGGAATTGCGTCTATGACTGCAGCATCAGTAAAAATCTGATCGGTAAAGAACATTCTGTCCTCAAAGTCGCTTTGCCCGAACATATTGGTAAAAAATGCCCTTGCGGTAAATGTGTCGCCAGTTGTGAGAGTTCCGCTGTAGACACCTTCAAACCCGCCTTCTGCGTCAGCACCGCTGATTTCAACTGCCGAAGAGAAATTAACCATATTCACAGGACCATAAAAATCTGTGAGGTTATTATCGGAAATAACGTAAAATGAACCCACGGAATCAGCATAACTCACTGCAAGATTTGAAGCGCCGTTATACATTGAACCCACGCAGAATGACGGCAGACTGGCCTCATACTGCCCTTTTGTGAGCCTGACATAAAGATCCAGATTATTTGAACCGGGCTGAACAACAAGAGAAGCAGCGCCATAGTACACCATGCTGTCTTCGGCATATCCGTAAACCTTGAAGTAATACTTATCACCGTCGGTAAGGCCTGAAACCGTAAAACTGCCGCTGCCTTCATTGTAAAGCTGAAGCAGGTCGTAACTGTCCTTAGTAATATTCAGGTCTTCATTTGCAACAATCAGATAAAGGGATTCAAGAGCTATGGATGCTCTCTCCTGAGGCTGCTCAAACCTGAGATTCATTGAAAGTCCGCCGTCATCTTTTGAACCGGAGGAACCACCGCATGCCGTAATAGCCGCAAAAGCAAGAGCCAGAAGGATAAGTTTAAATATATTTCTCATTTCACCGCTCCTTATGCCTAAAACCTTGTGTACACTGAGGCAGTAAAGCCTATGCTTCTGTCTTCCTCATTATCAACGCTGTTATCGTATCCGGTAGCAACAGGAATCACCACGCCGAGCTCAATCCAGTATTTGCTGTAAGCTTTGTATGTGCCGGAAAGAATGAGATCAAGGGCATTTACGGCATCTCCGCTGTCTTTCCACCCCTGTCCGGCAAGCCGGGATTCGCCTTCCGCCACGTAAGTATATTTCAGCTTGCTGTTCAGCCTGAGTTTATCCGTTGTCTGATGCTGCAGACCGCCCATGGCGAATAACTGATTTCCCCGCCTGAGTTCTTCTTCTGTGTTGAAAATTCTATATTTAGTATCAGTAAAATATCTTAGCCCTGCCTCACCGAGAACCGTAAATGCGGACTGCCCCAGCCTGTAAATCAGGCTTTGTGAAAGGAAGAAAGAATAGCCGCCTGAACCCAGCGGAACCGCATATCCTCCATCCTCTGCCTCAGCGTCCCCTGTGGGGAGAGTCACAGAGAAGCTTGTGACTGACTCAGAGTCCGTATTGCTGAAAGCCAGCCACCCGAACCCGACAGAAATATCGCCTAACCCTGCCTTGCTGTATTTTTTGCCCTCGTGTTCAACAGTTCTGCGAACCAGAGGAAAAGAAGCGGCCAGTTTCAGCCTGTCACTGATTTTATAACTCACCGGAACGGAGTAAATCTGGTAATACTCGCTTATAAAGGCTGAAAAGCCGATAATGTAGTTCCCGTCTTCCGCCTGCGGCTCAAAGGAACCGTCACCGCTGATCCTTCCGGTTATTAAGTCATCCCCGCCGTAGATAATCTGATCAGTTCCTCCGCCAAGTTCATGCTGATTTGAAGCGGTGTTTTCGTATCCGAGATTCAGATTTACATCACCCGCAAAAGAAGCACCGGCAGACAGCATGATAATAACAAGCATTAATACTCTTATGCCCTTACCCATATAACACACCTTCCCGAATTATTTATACACTAGTTTAATATATAAATATCGGAAAATCCAATGAACCTCAGTTCAGGAAAAGATTAAAAAATTATGATTGATACAAAAAGGATTTTCCGCCGGAAACGCAGACTCCCGACGGAAAACACATGTGATATGACAATTATTTGATGAGTTTTGAAACTTCCTTGAACTCAGGAGTTCCGGCAGCGCCAAGAAGCTGAAAGAGAACAGTTTCGGAAACGGTGACAGCAGCGCCCGCCTTCTCCATATATCTCAGTCCTATTTCCCAGTTGAACTTGGCACGGGAGCATACGGAATCAGCAACCACATGGACATTGAAGCCGTTTGCGATGAGATCCACAGCAGTCTGGAGAACGCACACATGGGTTTCCATTCCGGTGAGGATCACATTTTTTATGCCCTCGTTTTTCAGTTTTTCTACAAAAGCTTTCTCTCCGCAGCATGAAAAGGTAACTTTCTCGAAATGTTCCTCTCCTGCTTCATCAACGATCTCCTTCACTGTGCCGCCCAGCCCTTTGGTGTACTGCTGGGTGACGAGAACAGGGGAGCCTATGATCTTAAAGCCTTTTATAAGCTTGATTATGTTGTTTCTGATGCGTTCGTAAACCTTGGGGTCCATAGCGGGGATAAGCCTTTCCTGAACATCAACCACTATAAGTGCCGTGTCTTGTTTAGAAATTCTGAACATAAGCAACCTCCGTACTAAATTTCCACATATTTTTTCAGTTCATCAGCCG
It includes:
- a CDS encoding hydrolase, encoding MFRISKQDTALIVVDVQERLIPAMDPKVYERIRNNIIKLIKGFKIIGSPVLVTQQYTKGLGGTVKEIVDEAGEEHFEKVTFSCCGEKAFVEKLKNEGIKNVILTGMETHVCVLQTAVDLIANGFNVHVVADSVCSRAKFNWEIGLRYMEKAGAAVTVSETVLFQLLGAAGTPEFKEVSKLIK